The Pochonia chlamydosporia 170 chromosome 1, whole genome shotgun sequence genome window below encodes:
- a CDS encoding carboxylesterase family protein (similar to Leptosphaeria maculans JN3 XP_003841588.1): MLKIAFAALGFSTVALTSHLPVVDLGYALHRARFNESGDYYSFKNIRFADAPVGKNRFRPPVAVSSVNRTVSDGPEVGNICPQGYPDWTLVDGAKEAGVSVEEYRRQLESDPRNSEDCLFLDVVVPRTLFGGGRGKCAKAGAPVMVWIYGGGYVFGLKDDEVYNPSGLVAGSFEDGGKGVIYVALNYRLGMYGWLNGLGDEDIFPNVALQDQLFGLEWVKKYIHLFGGDANRITVFGESAGGGSIMHHLTAKDGHTSLPFKRALIQSPGYQPVLDLPGIWNRTLETASNITGRSITNGAALAAIDAPTLYKINNKIIQDSPISTYTYGPSIDGSYVRDTPTVRLQQRKFNPKPQLMLGHNLHEGLAYITPDINTSALVATKLDQVLPVAQSAKNYILSTLYPPAPWGPYKTENERAVLLFTELFFACNTRGLGTAYKNETWNYRFEVPPATHGQDVAYTFYNGERKEGSLARDMQWYFTKFGEFGDPNVRGSLREWERYGDGARLVTFGEEGVGGDEDELRNMRYFWGPVSNFGIPVAAVLDTQKSPDLISGQMTGALCIYSATFMRYSLAVTPKNYLLFACHFVNECAQLTQGYRYLSYHNWGGKEKMDLEKGIEAAKSKVEGVEDKVKSAVGK; this comes from the exons ATGTTGAAAATAGCATTTGCAGCGCTGGGGTTCAGCACCGTCGCCCTGACGAGCCATTTGCCCGTCGTTGATTTGGGGTACGCTCTCCATCGGGCTAGGTTTAAT GAATCAGGGGATTACTACTCTTTCAAGAATATCCGCTTTGCGGATGCGCCTGTTGGAAAGAATCGGTTCCGGCCGCCGGTTGCTGTGTCGAGTGTGAATCGGACGGTGAGCGATGGTCCGGAGGTGGGTAATATTTGTCCGCAGGGATATCCGGACTGGACGCTTGTAGATGGCGCGAAGGAGGCGGGTGTTTCGGTGGAGGAGTATAGGAGGCAGCTTGAGAGTGACCCGAGGAATAGTGAGGAttgtttgtttttggatGTCGTTGTGCCGAGGACGTTGTTTGGGGGTGGACGGGGGAAGTGTGCGAAGGCTGGAG CTCCGGTGATGGTTTGGATATACGGCGGGGGTTATGTATTTG GTCtcaaagacgacgaggtATACAACCCATCCGGGCTGGTCGCCGGCTCTTTTGAAGACGGGGGCAAAGGTGTCATCTACGTGGCGCTTAATTACCGTCTGGGCATGTACGGATGGCTCAATGGCCTTGGCGACGAGGACATCTTCCCCAACGTCGCGCTGCAGGACCAGCTCTTCGGACTTGAATG GGTCAAGAAATACATCCACCTCTTCGGCGGCGATGCCAACCGCATCACCGTGTTTGGCGAATCCGCCGGCGGAGGCAGCATCATGCACCACCTCACAGCCAAGGACGGACACACATCCCTCCCCTTCAAGCGAGCCCTCATCCAAAGTCCAGGCTACCAACCCGTGCTAGACCTCCCCGGCATATGGAACCGAACCCTCGAAAcggccagcaacatcacAGGCCGTAGCATCACCAACGGCGCAGCCCTCGCGGCCATCGACGCACCCACCCTCTACAAAATCAACAACAAAATCATCCAGGACTCCCCCATCAGCACATACACGTACGGGCCCTCCATCGACGGCTCCTACGTCCGCGACACGCCTACCGTGCGTCTCCAGCAACGGAAATTCAACCCCAAGCCGCAGCTCATGCTCGGCCACAACCTGCACGAGGGTCTCGCGTACATCACGCCAGATATCAACACCTCTGCCCTGGTGGCCACGAAACTCGACCAAGTCCTCCCTGTAGCGCAATCCGCCAAGAATTACATCCTGAGCACGCTGTACCCTCCTGCGCCGTGGGGCCCGTACAAGACGGAGAATGAGCGTGCTGTGCTGCTGTTCACGGAACTGTTCTTTGCGTGTAATACTCGTGGGTTGGGGACGGCGTACAAGAACGAGACTTGGAATTATAGGTTTGAAGTTCCGCCTGCGACGCATGGTCAGGATGTGGCGTATACGTTTTACAATGGGGAGAGGAAGGAGGGGAGTTTGGCGAGGGATATGCAGTGGTATTTTACGAAgtttggtgagtttggggATCCAAATGTGAGGGGGTCGTTGAGGGAGTGGGAGAGGTATGGCGATGGTGCGAGGCTGGTTACCTttggggaggagggggtgggtggtgatgaggatgagtTGAGGAATATGAGGT ATTTCTGGGGTCCCGTGTCAAACTTTGGCATCCCCGTCGCCGCTGTCCTCGATACACAAAAGAGCCCTGATCT AATCTCGGGACAAATGACCGGCGCGCTGTGCATCTACTCCGCCACCTTTATGCGATACTCTCTCGCCGTCACACCCAAGAACTACCTGCTCTTCGCGTGCCACTTCGTCAACGAGTGCGCGCAGCTAACACAGGGCTACCGATACCTGTCGTACCATAACTGGGGtggcaaggagaagatggatCTAGAAAAGGGCATTGAGGCGGCGAAGAGCAAGGTCGAGGGCGTGGAGGACAAGGTGAAGAGTGCGGTGGGCAAGTAG
- a CDS encoding glyoxal oxidase-like protein (similar to Thielavia terrestris NRRL 8126 XP_003656706.1), with translation MKSSPLASFLSLAFLSSLPSSHGALLEKRDLVPPTDAELGNGWTYQGCYVDVGRTINAANTADPKMTNQMCTQFCFGKGFPYAGTEYTSECYCGSQLATGGVQAPATDCGMGCGGNGTQPCGGPGRLTLWKTSQATGPSVNPGVDGWVSIGCYSEGTTGRALLQGVGTVPGAQMTVAKCTAACKAADAANILAGVEYGGECYCGKKISNGAQPAPASKCNMVCNGNSTEYCGGPGALNVYNLGGTLPTSTSGGPDPTTTPTGTPSACPAQPSTVGAWSSYGCYTEATNGRALSDKTYADDAMTLASCAQFCTGYTYFGVEYSRECYCGNKFNTGSTKAPASDCSMVCSGSSCDLCGAGNRLSVYTLGGGVDPGTSSTTGTGGASSTTSTGGPAATGLPTGWAAYGCWVDGVNGRILNKQLPDDPNLTLESCAKACSDQGFTIAGAEYSRQCFCGNSIVNGGVKAQSNTECNTACAGNPQQFCGGGGRMSILSLGEPQVVAPPGVIPVVGKWEYQGCYQDNVNQQRTFFWQNFMNTDMTPKKCLDLCGSFGYMAAGLEYGKECYCGDPANIAVQGAQKVDDKQCNVPCVGNSSAYCGGGSLLTTYFWKGDPFYTWNFPAAGSPDAGSYEFLIGGVCVPLITSQAITGKVTFLEKWGTGPANSTGAYELDLSQINNFQAAWRTMHVKTDIFCAGGLTLPDKAGRQINVGGWSGDSTYGVRLYTPDGSAGVPGKNDWEENAAVLKLQQGRWYPTAMIMANGSILVIGGEVGSNSAPVPTLEILPYTGTKPLYMEWLERTDPNNLYPFACVLPSGGIFVAYFNEARILDENNFNTIKTLPNIPGAVNDPMGGRTYPLEGTAVLLPQYAPYTDPLGILICGGSSNGAANALDNCVSTYPDAANPKWELERMPSQRVMTCMAPLPDGTYLILNGAHHGVAGFGLAKDPNLNALLYDPTKPLGTRITVMANTTVARLYHSEAITLLDGRVLVSGSDPQDGVNPEEYRVETFTPPYLKRGKPRPTFTLANKDWNYGQQITFSLGSAAQNGGIKVSLLGSVSSTHGNSMGARTLFPAVTCAGTSCTVTSPPGKYIAPPGWYQFFVLDGGIPGVGVFVRIGGDPAGLGNWPKGTGFNPPGV, from the exons ATGAAGTCATCACCACTTGCTTCCTTTCTGTCCCTCGCTTTTCTTTCCTCACTCCCATCCAGCCATGGAGCGCTTCTCGAGAAGCGCGACCTCGTGCCACCGACCGATGCTGAACTCGGTAACGGTTGGACATACCAAGGTTGCTATGT AGACGTTGGTCGGACAATTAATGCCGCCAACACGGCAGATCCAAAGATGACCAACCAAATGTGCACGCAATTCTGCTTCGGAAAAGGATTCCCTTATGCTGGCACTGAATACACCTCGGAGTGTTACTGCGGTAGCCAACTTGCGACTGGAGGTGTTCAAGCACCAGCGACTGACTGTGGGATGGGCTGCGGTGGCAATGGGACTCAGCCGTGCGGTGGACCAGGAAGATTGACTCTATGGAAGACGAGCCAGGCCACTGGGCCATCCGTCAACCCAGGAGTCGATGGCTGGGTGTCAATTGGCTGTTACTC TGAGGGCACCACGGGCCGTGCCTTGCTGCAAGGTGTTGGCACAGTCCCTGGAGCTCAGATGACGGTGGCCAAATGCACGGCAGCTTGCAAGGCGGCTGATGCGGCAAACATCTTGGCAGGTGTTGAGTATGGAGGCGAATGCT ATTGCGGCAAGAAGATCTCCAATGGAGCGCAGCCAGCGCCGgccagcaaatgcaacaTGGTTTGCAATGGAAACAGCACAGAGTATTGCGGCGGTCCTGGTGCGTTGAACGTCTATAACCTGGGCGgaacattgccaacaag CACCTCGGGAGGACCCGACCCAACCACAACCCCCACCGGAACCCCATCAGCATGTCCAGCTCAACCGTCCACTGTTGGAGCGTGGTCCTCGTACGGCTGCTACACAGAAGCGACCAACGGACGAGCCCTGAGCGACAAGACTTATGCCGACGACGCGATGACCTTGGCGTCATGCGCACAGTTTTGCACGGGCTACACATATTTCGGCGTGGAATACTCGCGCGAGTGCTACTGTGGGAACAAGTTCAATACGGGCTCGACAAAGGCACCTGCATCTGACTGCAGCATGGTTTGCTCTGGATCCAGCTGCGACCTTTGTGGGGCCGGCAACCGTCTTTCGGTCTACACCCTCGGGGGTGGTGTCGATCCCGGCACCTCATCCACAACTGGTACTGGTGGTGCTTCTTCCACGACCTCGACAGGGGGACCTGCGGCCACGGGCCTGCCCACCGGATGGGCTGCCTACGGCTGCTGGGTTGACGGTGTCAATGGCCGTATTCTTAACAAGCAGCTCCCCGATGATCCcaacttgactcttgaaTCTTGTGCCAAGGCCTGCAGTGACCAAGGTTTTACCATTGCTGGTGCTGAGTACTCACGACAGTGCTTCTGCGGCAACTCCATCGTCAACGGCGGCGTCAAGGCTCAGTCTAACACCGAGTGTAATACGGCTTGTGCTGGAAATCCCCAGCAATTctgtggcggcggcggcagaatGAGCATCTTGTCACTGGGTGAACCCCAGGTCGTTGCACCTCCTGGTGTTATTCCCGTTGTTGGCAAGTGGGAGTACCAGGGCTGCTACCAGGACAATGTCAACCAGCAGAGAACCTTCTTCTGGCAGAACTTCATGAACACTGACATGACGCCCAAGAAGTGTCTTGACCTCTGCGGCTCCTTTGGCTACATGGCTGCCGGCCTCGAATACGGCAAGGAGTGCTACTGCGGAGACCCAGCCAACATTGCTGTTCAAGGTGCTCAAAAGGTCGATGACAAGCAATGCAATGTCCCTTGTGTTGGAAACTCATCCGCTTActgtggcggcggcagtcTTCTGACAACCTACTTCTGGAAAGGCGACCCATTCTATACCTGGAACTTCCCTGCCGCCGGCTCTCCCGACGCTGGTTCTTATGAGTTCCTCATTGGTGGTGTATGTGTTCCTCTCATCACGTCCCAAGCTATCACCGGTAAAGTCACCTTCCTCGAGAAATGGGGAACCGGACCGGCAAACTCGACTGGTGCTTACGAACTCGATCTTTCTCAAATCAACAACTTCCAGGCTGCCTGGAGAACGATGCATGTCAAGACCGACATCTTCTGCGCTGGTGGTCTGACGCTTCCCGACAAGGCTGGCCGACAGATCAACGTTggtggctggtctggtgattCTACATATGGTGTGCGTCTGTACACTCCTGATGGATCTGCTGGAGTTCCCGGAAAGAATGATTGGGAGGAGAACGCTGCTGTGCTCAAGCTGCAACAAGGCCGCTGGTACCCCACCGCCATGATCATGGCCAATGGCTCTATTCTCGTcattggtggtgaggttggcTCTAACAGCGCTCCCGTACCGACCCTCGAGATTCTTCCCTATACTGGCACCAAGCCCCTCTATATGGAGTGGCTAGAGCGAACCGACCCCAACAACTTGTACCCATTTGCTTGTGTCCTGCCGTCGGGTGGCATCTTTGTTGCCTACTTCAACGAAGCTCGCATCTTGGACGagaacaacttcaacactATCAAGACACTTCCCAACATTCCCGGAGCTGTCAACGACCCAATGGGTGGCCGAACCTACCCTCTCGAAGGCACCGCAGTTCTTCTTCCCCAGTATGCTCCTTACACTGACCCTCTTGGCATCCTCATCTGTGGCGGTTCTAGCAACGGCGCCGCCAATGCCCTGGACAACTGCGTGAGCACATACCCTGATGCAGCCAATCCCAAGTGGGAACTCGAGCGTATGCCTTCACAGCGTGTCATGACTTGCATGGCTCCTCTCCCTGACGGCACCTACCTCATCTTGAACGGTGCGCACCACGGcgttgctggctttggcttggccaaggaTCCCAACCTGAATGCTCTTCTCTACGATCCTACCAAGCCCCTCGGCACCCGTATCACTGTCAtggccaacaccaccgttgCTCGTCTCTACCACTCGGAGGCCATCACTCTGCTCGACGGTCGTGTTCTTGTCTCTGGTTCTGATCCCCAGGATGGCGTCAACCCTGAGGAGTACCGTGTTGAAACCTTTACTCCCCCCTACTTGAAGCGCGGCAAGCCTCGTCCTACCTTTACTCTTGCCAACAAGGACTGGAACTACGGTCAGCAAATCACCTTTTCTCTGGGTTCTGCGGCTCAAAACGGTGGCATCAAGGTGTCTCTGTTGGGATCGGTTTCTAGCACTCACGGCAACTCCATGGGTGCACGTACACTGTTCCCCGCCGTCACTTGCGCTGGTACCTCTTGCACTGTTACCTCCCCGCCTGGCAAGTACATTGCTCCTCCAGGCTGGTATCAGTTCTTCGTTTTGGACGGTGGCATTCCCGGTGTTGGTGTCTTTGTCCGCATTGGTGGTGATCCCGCCGGCCTGGGCAACTGGCCCAAGGGCACTGGCTTCAACCCTCCTGGCGTCTAA
- a CDS encoding NF-X1 type zinc finger protein (similar to Beauveria bassiana ARSEF 2860 XP_008597624.1) yields the protein MPEAEGSQAQTRPQRPNRGRHHGHRRGRGGKSHQPVDGSRVGGTSASTQSETNQSQIGTSATQTHAEAQAQTSSRSNPDGPSSNQRGRGRRARGPRTGGRGGVRSDAPRPSAQRAFGGHLTSATAETGDDDSVSVAASLSADAPEFVPGQPIVTRSKPTKPRASTRPQTRLPKSTAEDLGTRIHEDIANFNYECAICTDDVVRTSHVWSCTLCWTVVHLRCVKRWHDNQKKQQDLQSSEPQQEFSWRCPGCNSKLSDDPGSYHSCNESSACTAKATISCPCGVRSQEVKCLASSSNPTPTRPEIKCDDECLRLERNRRLAAALNIDPSSHQNDHVPYSDTTLRLFKENTSWAETQEREFRVFAKTPNEVRLRYKPMNTTYRQFLHLLAEDYGLDSRSEDVEPYRYVIVFKGPRFVSAPSKTLSQCIKIRATQAAEAASAAASRASSPPVTNPFNGFLLTSPRFGLTIEDVKAAIDMDLSAHPSVHFEITFPPSEEVLLRATTSYSSFLSPTALEQTLVSLKPRLAKTIEATDLAGKILLCHVDSAGTISRRDDTTKDASGWSAVAGRAARVETPVEEAPVTTGRRLLGLRKKKIEREKSWTQELDGDVEC from the exons ATGCCCGAGGCAGAGGGCTCTCAAGCTCAAACTCGACCACAGCGCCCTAATCGTGGTAGACATCATGGCCACCGAAGAGGTCGTGGTGGTAAAAGCCATCAACCAGTAGATGGTTCTCGTGTTGGGGGCACGTCTGCCTCCACTCAAAGCGAGACTAATCAATCACAAATTGGCACTTCTGccacacaaacacacgcCGAGGCACAAGCTCAAACCTCAAGCAGGTCAAATCCGGATGGCCCCAGTTCAAATCAGAGAGGGAGAGGTCGCAGGGCTCGTGGTCCACGGACAGGAGGCCGTGGCGGGGTGAGAAGTGATGCCCCGAGACCTTCTGCTCAAAGAGCTTTTGGTGGCCATTTAACCAGTGCAACTGCTGAGActggcgatgatgattcGGTTTCCGTTGCTGCGTCACTGAGTGCTGATGCCCCAGAATTCGTCCCCGGCCAACCGATCGTGACTCGAAG CAAACCTACCAAACCCAGGGCTTCAACAAGACCGCAAACAAGGCTTCCAAAGTCTACTGCGGAGGACTTAGGAACCAGGATTCATGAGGATATCGCCAATTTCAATTACGAATGTGCAATTTGCACCGATGATGTTGTCCGAACTTCGCACGTGTGGTCTTGCACTCTCTGCTGGACTGTTGTCCATTTGAGGTGTGTCAAGAGGTGGCACGACAACCAGAAAAAACAGCAGGACTTACAGTCTTCCGAGCCTCAGCAAGAATTTTCTTGGAGATGCCCCGGATGTAACTCAAAACTATCCGATGACCCTGGATCATATCACT CCTGCAACGAATCTTCTGCATGTACCGCCAAAGCTACCATCTCCTGCCCCTGCGGTGTTCGCAGCCAAGAAGTCAAATGCCTCGCCAGCAGCTCGaacccaacgccaacgcGCCCCGAGATCAAATGCGACGACGAGTGTCTACGTCTCGAACGCAATCGCCGTCTCGCAGCCGCGCTCAACATCGACCCTTCGTCCCATCAAAACGACCACGTTCCCTACTCAGACACCACTCTCCGCCTCTTCAAGGAGAACACGTCGTGGGCTGAAACGCAAGAACGTGAATTCCGAGTCTTTGCCAAAACGCCTAACGAAGTCCGTCTCCGGTACAAGCCCATGAACACCACGTACCGCCAGTTCCTGCACCTCCTCGCCGAAGACTACGGCCTAGACAGTCGCAGCGAGGACGTCGAACCATACCGGTacgtcatcgtcttcaagGGGCCACGGTTCGTCTCCGCGCCCAGCAAGACACTATCGCAGTGCATCAAAATCAGAGCCACGCAGGCCGCCGAAGCAGCCAGCGCAGCCGCGTCCCGCGCGTCCTCTCCGCCCGTTACCAACCCCTTCAACGGGTTTCTCCTCACAAGTCCTCGCTTCGGACTCACCATTGAAGACGTCAAGGCCGCTATAGACATGGACTTGTCAGCCCACCCATCCGTCCACTTTGAAATCACGTTCCCCCCATCAGAAGAGGTGCTCCTCCGCGCCACGACATCCTACTCATCTTTCCTGTCGCCCACGGCCCTAGAGCAAACGCTCGTTTCTCTAAAGCCCCGTCTCGCAAAGACCATTGAGGCCACAGACCTAGCCGGCAAGATACTACTATGTCATGTTGATTCCGCAGGCACAATCAGTCGAAGAGacgacaccaccaaggaCGCATCTGGTTGGAGTGCCGTCGCCGGAAGAGCAGCCAGGGTCGAAACTCCTGTTGAAGAAGCGCCCGTCACAACAGGACGACGACTATT